One Azospirillum sp. B510 genomic window carries:
- a CDS encoding YcbK family protein codes for MSSSPLSLKRRSLLIGCGALVLMSDRALAAPAAPRRLSLRNEHTGESFDGPYRDGSGPLPDAMTDLAKFLRDHRANKEGPVDVGTLDFLADILDAVGQSKATILSAFRTPETNAMLAARSLGVAEHSQHLVGRALDITLPARLPDAHRSALDLKRGGVGWYPRSHFLHIDTGPLRSWEMFGQNLDGLFAPGARSTRLRTVSQRMQLHRALARRQMLGRN; via the coding sequence ATGTCCTCCTCCCCCCTCTCCCTGAAGCGCCGCAGCCTGCTGATCGGCTGCGGCGCCCTGGTGCTGATGTCCGACCGGGCCTTGGCCGCCCCGGCGGCGCCGCGCCGCCTCAGCCTGAGGAACGAACACACCGGCGAGAGCTTCGACGGCCCCTACCGCGACGGGTCCGGCCCGCTGCCCGACGCCATGACCGACCTCGCCAAATTCCTGCGCGACCACCGCGCCAACAAGGAAGGGCCGGTGGACGTCGGCACGCTCGACTTCCTGGCCGACATCCTCGACGCCGTCGGCCAATCCAAGGCGACCATCCTGTCGGCCTTCCGCACGCCGGAAACCAACGCCATGCTGGCCGCGCGCAGCCTGGGCGTCGCCGAACACAGCCAGCATCTGGTCGGCCGGGCGCTGGACATCACGCTGCCGGCGCGCCTGCCCGACGCGCACCGCAGCGCGCTCGACCTGAAGCGCGGCGGTGTGGGCTGGTATCCGCGCTCCCACTTCCTGCACATCGATACCGGGCCGCTGCGCAGCTGGGAGATGTTCGGCCAGAATCTCGACGGGCTGTTCGCCCCCGGCGCCCGCAGCACCCGCCTGCGCACGGTGTCGCAGCGCATGCAGCTGCACCGCGCGCTGGCCCGCCGGCAGATGCTGGGCCGGAACTGA
- the radC gene encoding RadC family protein, with protein MADRRMAGQSTGGRGRKAGGMAGKGMAGKGGEPQMDDAGATAGLLPFPDHRQARTDADAAGSGAAADMTADMTTAPDGGAEEGVEDGDPHYLDHRDRLRRRFLDRGADALEDYELLEMVLFAVSPRRNVRPLAKLLIRTFGDLWGVVNAPPERLRGLKADGVSLGTDNAVASVRIVGAAALRALRQRVIDRPALASWQALIDYCSAAMAHEPTEQFRLLFLDRRNTLIADEVQQRGTIDHTPVYPREVVKRALELSAAAVILVHNHPSGDPTPSRADIEMTKEIVRAANAVGLVIHDHLVIGKGGRHTSFKAQRLL; from the coding sequence ATGGCAGACCGCAGAATGGCAGGGCAGAGCACGGGGGGACGCGGCCGGAAGGCCGGCGGGATGGCGGGCAAGGGCATGGCGGGCAAGGGCGGAGAGCCGCAAATGGACGATGCCGGCGCCACCGCCGGTCTTCTGCCATTCCCGGACCACCGGCAGGCCCGGACCGATGCCGATGCCGCCGGGTCCGGCGCCGCCGCCGACATGACCGCCGACATGACCACCGCCCCGGACGGCGGAGCCGAGGAGGGGGTGGAGGACGGCGATCCCCACTATCTCGACCACCGCGACCGGCTGCGCCGCCGCTTCCTCGACCGCGGCGCCGACGCGCTGGAGGATTACGAGCTGCTGGAGATGGTGCTGTTCGCCGTCAGCCCCCGGCGCAACGTGAGACCGCTCGCCAAGCTGCTGATCCGGACCTTCGGCGATCTTTGGGGTGTGGTCAACGCCCCGCCGGAAAGGCTGCGCGGCCTGAAGGCCGACGGGGTGTCGCTCGGCACCGACAACGCCGTCGCCAGCGTGCGCATCGTCGGGGCGGCGGCGCTGCGCGCCCTGCGACAGCGGGTGATCGACCGGCCGGCGCTCGCCTCCTGGCAGGCGTTGATCGATTACTGCTCCGCCGCCATGGCGCATGAGCCGACGGAACAGTTCCGCCTGCTGTTCCTCGACCGCAGGAACACGCTGATCGCCGACGAGGTGCAGCAGCGCGGCACCATCGACCACACCCCGGTCTACCCGCGCGAGGTGGTGAAACGGGCGCTGGAGCTGTCGGCCGCCGCCGTGATCCTGGTGCACAATCATCCGTCCGGCGACCCCACCCCCAGCCGCGCCGACATCGAGATGACCAAGGAGATCGTCCGCGCCGCCAACGCCGTCGGCCTCGTCATCCACGACCATCTGGTGATCGGCAAGGGCGGACGGCACACCAGCTTCAAGGCGCAGCGTCTGTTGTGA